AGGTTCTTGCTGCCCATTTAAGCGCATCTTCAGATCCTTTATACTCATCTTTAGATACCATATTTTTGTTTTTCAACCAAGCCAAAGCACGATGACTAGCATCATATTCAACTGGTAATGTAATAAAGCTAAACAAAGTTGCAAACCCCATCATAACCAAACCTGCAACAGCGACCCAATAACCTAATCCTAAGCCTGCTGCAGCACCTAACATAAGTCCTCCAAAAACAATCCAAGTAGACATTCCAGAAGTAACACTAACTATAGGCACTAAAGCAGATCGCATGGTTAACCATTGGTATGCTTTAGCATGTTGTACGGCATGTCCACATTCATGTGCAGCTACAGCTGCAGCCGCAGCATTACGTTGATTGTAAACTGCTTCACTTAAGTTTACTGTTTTATTTTTCGGGTTATAATGATCGGTTAAACGACCCGATGTAGAAACAACCTCAACATCCATAATACCATGATCTGATAACATTTTTTCAGCAATTTCAGCACCACTCATCCCATTATGTAAGTGTACTTTTGAATACTTAGCGAACTTACGTTTTAACGTACTACTCACTAACCAACTGATTAACGTAATACCTCCTAATAATATATAATATACTAACATTCTAAATCTTTTTAAAATTTTAATTCATAATAAAATAGAACAAAAATAACGCCAATTTTAATTTATTGATATTATGTCAGTAAATTAAAAAGTGAGGAGTCTAATTTATAGAATCCCCACTTTAAAAAACACTTAAAAGTTAACCAAAAAATTAATGTTATGCTTCAGCATATTCTAAATCGAATGCCTCAGCTATTTCTTTATAAACAATTTTACCATTAACAATATTCAATCCTTTTTCTAAAGACGGACTATGTTTACATGCTTCTTCCCAACCTTGATTGGCTAATTTAATAACATAAGGTAAAGTTACATTAGTTAATCCCATAGTGGAGGTATAAGGTACTGCTCCTGGCATATTGGCAACAGAATAATGCACCACCTCATCTACAATATACGTTGGATCTTGATGTGTTGTTGGTTTAGTGGTTTCAAAACAACCTCCTTGATCTACAGCTACATCAACCATTACGGTTCCTGGGCGCATGTCTTTAAGCATATCTCGGGTAATTAATTTTGGTGCTTTTGCTCCTTTTATCAATACACCACCAATAATTAAATCGGAGTCTACTATATGTTTTCTGATGTTATATTCACTAGAAAATTCACTAACAACGTTATTAGGCATCACATCACTTACGTAACGTAATTGCTTCATATTAATATCTAAAATATGTACACTAGCACCTAACCCTGATGCCATACGAGCAGCCTGAAGTCCTACAACGCCCGCTCCTAAAATCAACACTTTTGCTGGAGGCACACCTGGTATCCCACCTAATAAAATACCACGTCCCATAATGGGTTTCTCTAAAAATTTCGCACCTTGTTGAATTGACATTCTTCCTGCCACCTCAGACATTGGAATTAATAATGGTAAGGTACCATCCGCATCTTCAACCGTTTCATAAGCAATACATACCGCATTACTTTTTATCATAGCATATGTAAGAGGTTCGCTTGATGCAAAATGAAAATATGTAAAAACAACTTGATTTGACTTAATTAAATGATATTCTTCTTCAATAGGCTCTTTTACTTTAACAATCATATCGGCAACATCATAAACTGCTTCAATGGTGTCAAGAATAGTTGCTCCTGCTTCTGTATAATCTTCATCTAAAAAACCACTATTAAAACCTGCATTTTTTTGCACGTAAACTTCATGATTTCTTTTAGTAAGCTCAAACACTCCTGAAGGAGTCATACCTACTCTATTCTCGTTATTTTTTATTTCAATAGGAACTCCAATTTTCATAAGTAAGCGATATTATTTATTAAGTTAGTTTTAATTTTTATCAAAAATAAACGAATTGATTGATATTTGAAGTTTAAATTTTAATTTATTTAAATTATTATTATCAAATTTAACATTTTATTAGTAAATATATAATGTATACCGATTTACTAGACATATTACCGAGGATTCAATAATTGAATAAAAATGAATTAAGAATACTAAAAGAAAACGTACTGTATATCTAGTTCTTCTGATATTTTATTTTGAAGAAAAGCAATAAAAAGGAAGAAATAATGGTGATACTATTAGCAAAAATCATAGATGGACTTTCCTTTAAAACCCCATAAATTAACCACCCCAAAACACCAACAAAAAAAATAGCTAGCATGGGTAAAGACAGACCCGAAACGTCTTTGGTTTTCCAAGTTTTATAAACCTGAGGTAAAAAAGCTGCAGTTGTTAAAATAGCTGCGACAAATCCGATGATTTCCATATAATTTATGTGTTATTATTTAAATAAAAAATATTTGGACGTTACCACAAGGGTCGGGCTTTATTCGTTGGTTTATATTTTAAATTATTGAACTCATGAATATAAATATTTCACTACTCGCTTCCTCCTATCGTGGGTGAGCTCAAACAGACCGTTCAATCCCTAACGTGGGAACCAATAACCTTTGTCGTTTCGAACGAAGAGAGACATCACATAATCAAATACGGAATAAATTATGTGATGTCTCAATCGTACCTCTGTCTACATGACAAAACAATGTTATTAACCTACTATATTCACAATTTTACCAGGAACTACAATCACTTTTTTAGGTGTGCGTCCTTGTAATTGTTCTTGAGTTTTTTCGTGCGCTAAAACCGTTTTTTCAATATCATCTTTACTCATATCTAATGGTAATTCTAATGTGAAACGCATTTTCCCATTAAATGAAATTGGGTAGTTTTTACTGCTTTCTACTAAATGACTGGCATCAAATTCTGGAAATGGTGCCGTTGTAATAGACTCGTTATGGCCTAACTGATTCCATAATTCTTCAGCAATATGAGGTGCATACGGAGAAATTAAAACTAATAAAGGTTCCAAAATCTCTTTTGAAGTACATTTTTGAGCCGTTAACTCATTAACAGCAATCATAAAGGTTGACACCGACGTATTGAATGAGAAATTCTCAATATCTTCTTGTACTTTTTTAATGGTTTTATGAAGTGTTTTTAGAGCATCTTTTGATGCTGCTGCATCTGTAACTTTAAGCCCATTATCATCAGCATACAATTTCCACATTTTTTTAAGAAACGAATGCACCCCTGTAATACCAGCAGTATTCCAAGGTTTATATTGTTCTAAAGGCCCTAAGAACATTTCGTAAAGACGCAAACTGTCTGCGCCGTAATCTTTTACAATGTTATCTGGATTGACAACGTTGTATTTGGATTTAGACATTTTTTCGACTTCGCGAGACACTTTAAAAGTTTCGTTTTCTTCTGTAATAAACTCAGCATTTTTATATTCTTCTCTCCAGTTTTTAAACGCTTCAACATCTAATTCATTAGAAGCATTTACAAATGATACATCAGCATGTAGCTTTACAAACTGAAATTCAATTTTATCACGCATAAACTCAATTATCTCTTCATTTTTCATCGAGTTTAACGTATCAATTATTAAAGGGTCGTCACCAAATATTTGTTTCAGCTTTAATGAATGTAATACTGGTAATTCAGACATTAACCATTCCAATAAATCATCTTCAGCTTCTTTATCTATAAAACTCTCATCTAATTTAAAGTTACTATTGAAACTTTTAAATACTGGCTTATGCTTTATCGGATGCCAACGATTAAGACCTTTATCGTCAATTTTTAAATATGAAATCCTTCTATAAACAAAAGCACTAGTCCCCAAAATCATCCCTTGGTTAATCAGTTTTTTTGCAAACTCATCAACAGGAACAGCACCTTTATCAAACAAGAATTTTTGCCAAAAACGCGAGTACAATAAATGTCCTGTAGCATGCTCACTGCCGCCAATGTATAAATCGACATCTTTCCAATAGTTAAGCGCTTCTTTGCTCGCAAATACTTCAGTATTCGAAGCATCCATGTAACGATTAAAATACCATGAACTTCCTGCCCACCCTGGCATGGTGTTCAACTCTAATGGATGAATGGTTTCATTATCGATTAAATCATTTGAAACGACTTCATTCTTATTGGTGTCCCAAGCCCAAACAGTCGCATTTCCTAATGGCGGTTCACCGGTTTCGGTTGGTAAATATTTTTCTACTTCTGGTAATTTTATTGGTAAATTTGCAGCATCAATCATTTGTGGCATACCATCAACATAATACACAGGGAATGGTTCACCCCAATAACGCTGACGACTAAATACCGCATCGCGCAAGCGGTAATTTGTTTTTCCTTCACCTTGACCAATTTGCTCCAATTCGTAAATAGCACGTTTGGTTGCTTTTTTGTAATTCATTCCGTTAAGGAAATCACTATTACCAATAACGGTTTTATCTTTATCTGAAAACGCTGATTCTGAAATATCTACACCTTCAAAAATATTTATAATGGGAATGTTAAAATGTTTTGCAAAAGCATAATCTCGTTCATCTCCACAAGGCACCGACATGACTGCTCCTGTTCCGTAACCTGCTAAAACATAATCGCCAATCCATACTGGAATAGGTTCTTTTGTAAACGGATGTTCTGCATACGCACCTGTAAATGCTCCAGAAATGGTTTTTACATCGGCCATTCTATCGCGTTCGCTACGTTTTGCTGTAGCTAAAATATACGCATCAACCGCTTCTTTTTGTTCTGGTGTTGTTATCTGTGATACGAATTCGTGTTCTGGTGCCAACGTCATAAAACTAACACCAAAAATGGTGTCGGGTCTTGTTGTGAAAACGTCAATTTGGCGAGACCCTTCGACTGCGCTCAGGGTGTCATTAGAAATTACATTGAATGTTACACTTGCTCCAACCGATTTACCAATCCAGTTACGCTGACTTTCCTTTAAAGAATCTGTCCAATCTATGGTATCTAAACCTTGAAGTAACCGTTCGGCATAAGCAGAAATTCGCATACTCCATTGGGTCATTTTTTTCTTATTACAGAATGGCCACCACGTTCTGAAACACCATTAATTATTTCATCATTTGCCAAAACTGTTCCTAATGCAGGACACCAGTTTACCTCAGTTTCTGCTAAATAAGTTAAACGGTATTGCAGTAATATTTTTTCTTGTTTTTTTGAAGTAAAAGCATTCCAATCTTCAGCAGAAAAAGGGTCAATATCAGCATCACAAACCGCATTTACTTTTGCATTTCCTTCAGCTTCAAAAAGCTTTACTAACTCGGAAATATCTTCAGCTTTATCGCTATCATTATTATACCAAGAATTGAATAATTGAATAAAAATCCACTGCGTCCATTTATAATAACTAGGATCACTTGTACGAACCTCACGAGACCAATCGAATGAAAATCCAATTTGATCCAATTGACGGCGGTATGTTTTTATGTTTTCGGCAGTTGTAATCGCTGGGTGTTGCCCCGTTTGAATCGCATACTGTTCCGCAGGCAAACCAAAACTATCATAACCTTGTGGATGTAATACATTAAAACCTTGATGGCGTTTATAACGTGCATAAATATCAGACGCAATATACCCTAGCGGGTGACCAACATGTAATCCTGCACCACTTGGATACGGAAACATATCTAACACATAAAATTTTGGTTTATCACTTATATTTTCGGCTTTAAACGTTTGATTTGTTGCCCAATAATCTTGCCACTTTTTCTCGATTTTATTGAAATCGTATATCATCCTGTCTGTATCTACTTTTTAAAAGCGCAAATTTACGGTTTAAATAGAAACCAGTAAAGTGTTTACTTCTAATTAATCTATTCTATTAAATAATATGTCTTTAAAAAGCAATTTGTAATTTCGCCGCAAAATTAATTTCACGAATTTGATTAATAATACAACCAAAGCACATTTAGCTTTATTAGGCGCTAACACTATTTATGGCGCTAATTATATTATAGCCAAAGGTATTATGCCAGATAAAATTGGACCATCGGCATTTGTATTTATTAGACTTTCTTGCTGTGTCATCTTATTTTGGATTATAAAACTTCTATTTGTTAATGAGAAAGTAGAAAAAAAAGACCTCTTTAAACTTGCGCTTTGCGGATTATTTGGAGGTGCCTTAAACCAAATGCTGTTTTTTCATGGCATAAACTTAACATCGCCCATAGATGCCTCAATAATTCAAACTGCAACTCCTGTATTAGTTTTAATTTTTAGCATTATCATTTTAAAAGAACGGATTACAAAAAATAAAGTTATAGGAATTTCTTTGGCTGGGGTTGGCGCTATATTTTTAATTCTTTATGGAAACAAAGTACAGGGAACCAGTTCTTTTTTAGGCAATCTATTTGTATTTTTAAATGCTTGTAGCTATGGGTTATATCTCGTAATTGCTAAAACCTTAATGAAAAAATATAATGCTATTACCGTTATTAGCTGGATATTTTTATTTGGATTTCTTTACGCTTTCCCTTTTGGGGTTAATGATTTTTTAAGTACAGACTTTAAAGAATTTACAGTTAACACCTATTTAACTATAGCTTATGTCGTTTTATTTACAACATTTTTAGCGTACCTATTTAACATTTATGCGCTTAAACACTTAGCACCCTCTGTAACTAGTAGCTATGTTTATTTACAGCCAGTAGTTAGCTTTATCATGGTTAGTGCACTCGCATATATCTTTATGCAAGAGGAATATGCACAAGATATTAATCTTATAAAAATATTAAGTTGTGTTGTTGTTGCAAGTGGTGTTTATATAATAAGTAAACCAGAAAAAAAAATCAATTTAAAACAATATTGAAAGTTTAAGCGTTGTTATTTATACTGTATTAGAATACTTTGTTATTTTTACGTTATTAATCCAAGTTACTTTATGAGCTCATCATTTGAAAAACATCAAAAACGCAGACTTATTTCATCTTACTTTTCGGTCGTATTAAGTATTGCTTTGGTATTGTTTTTATTAGGATTACTAGGCATGCTCGTTTTAAATGCAAAAAAAGTATCCGATCATTTTAAGGAACAAGTTGTTCTTACTATATATTTAAAAGACTCGGCAAAAGAGGTTGAAACAAAACAGCTTGAAAAAAGTTTAGCCATGTCTGATTATGTAAAATCCACCGAATACATCTCAAAAGAGCAAGCAGCCGAATCAATGAAAGCTGAAAACGGCGAAGATTTTATGGATTTTGTAGGTTATAATCCCTTACAAAATTCTATCGACGTTCATTTAAAAGCTGACTTTGTAACTTCGGAACAACTTGAAAAAATTTCAACAGAAGCAACCTCTAAAAACTTCGTAGATGAAGTAGCTTATGATAACGACTTGGTTAATTTAATGAACGATAACGTTAAAAAAATAAGTTTCTGGGTACTGGTTATAAGCGGTATTTTCACCTTAATTGCTGTATTACTTATAAATAGTTCCATAAGATTGGCCGTTTACTCCAAACGATTTACCATAAAAACCATGCAAATGGTAGGCGCTACAAAACAATTTATTCGTCGCCCCTTTGTCTGGAAAAGTGTGCGTTTAGGTATTATTGGTGCTGTTTTAGCTTTAATAGGAATGGCTATTGTTTTATATTATTTAAACAAAACATTTACCGAATTAGAGTTACTAAGTAATCCCATATTAATAAGCATGTTGTTTGCTTTCATATTTGCTTTAGGCATTATCATTACTTGGATTAGCACCCATTTTGCTACCCAACGTTTTTTAAATTTAAAAACAGACGACCTTTATTATTAGATAATTTATAATAGCCTTAACGTAAGTTTTTAAATAAATCCGTTAATTTGCATCACTACTTTTAGATTAATCATGGGAGAAAAAAAACAAAAAGACGCTACAAAACCTGTTTTTGTATTCGGAAAGAAAAACTATAAATTCATGTTTATAGGCTTAGCATGTATTGCCTTAGGATTTATATTAATGTCTGGTGGAGGTAGTGACGATCCTAATGTTTTTAATCCTGAAATTTTTAGCTGGAGACGTATTCGTTTAGCTCCAATGCTAATTCTTACTGGTTTTGGTATTCAAGTGTATGCCATTTTACTTAATCCTGATAAAAAGTAATCAACTTAATGTATTAGCAAACTTTGCTGCCATTATTTTTACATAATCAAACCCATTCTGCATAGCATCATCTAAGTTTTTTGAATGTTTTAATACGGCATCAGAATAATCTATTCCAAATTTCTTAATACTATTTTTATCTAAATCTATAGCACCACAAAAAGTAGCAACTCTAATATTTTTAGCGTTCGCGGAAGCAATAACACCTTGAATCGTTTTTCCTAAAAAAGTTTGAGAATCTAATTTACCTTCACCAGTAATAATCCAATCGGCATCTTCTATATGTGCATCAAAATTGGCAAGATGCTTTACTAACTGAATCCCCGATTCTAAAGCACCATTTAAAAAAACTTTTGACGCTATTCCCATTCCTCCAGCTGCGCCTGCACCTTTAACTAATTGAGCTTCCACACCAAAAGTCTTTTTAATAATTTTAGAAAAATCTTTTAAGCCTTTATCTAGCATTTCGATGTCTATTTGCGATGCTCCTTTTTGAGCACCATACACATAGGCCGCACCATTTTCTCCGTATAAAGGATTTGTAACATCACAAGCCACTTGAAATTGAATGCTTTTTAGTTTAGGATGAACACCTGCAAAATCAATGGAAGTAATTTGAGACAGATTAGCCCCTATTGGTTTTATCTCTTCTCTGTTTTTATCTAAAAAACGATACCCTAAAGCAACTGCCATTCCAATACCGCAATCGTTAGTGGCACTTCCTCCAATACCCAAAATAATTTTTGTGGCACCTTTATTAATGGCATCTAAAATCATTTCCCCTGTCCCTAGAGTAGTTGCCTTTTTACAATCAAACTCATATGGCTCCAATAACTTGACACCAGAAGCTTCAGCCATTTCTATAAAGGCTGTTTTAGAATTTTCGGAATATAAATACGAGGCTTCAATGGGTTGAAAAAACGGATTGTTTACTTGAATCTTTACAATTGTTCCATTCAAATAATGATTCACCACATCAATAGTGCCATCACCACCATCAGCTAATGGCAACTTTAAAATAGTTGCATTTGGTAAAATAGTTTTAATACCAACCTCAACAGCATTACAAAATTGTAATCCTGTTAATGAGTTTTTAAATTTATCTGGGGCTATTACTATTTTCATTGATTGATATTTTAACTTAAAATAGATGGAAGAAAATAACTAAAAATTAATATAGCCACAAAAAACATGACAAGAATATAAACTTCTCTTATCATAAAGTCTGATTTTTTAATAGCTACATTAAAATTTGATATTCTTTTTATTTCTGTTTTACCCGTTAATGCACTGACAAGGTATGCTACAACTAAAGCTATTATTACACCCGTGAAATTAAGCCAAATCCAGAAAATATGAATTCCTAAGTCTATATGAAAAATCTCTTGAATAGTTTTTGAAAATATTAAATTAATAAGTACCGCTGAAATAATGCCTGCGTTCATTCCTATATGATTTACTTTTTTTGAAAAGAATGCTAAAAAGAAAGTAACCAAAACGGGACCATAAAACACAGAACCAATAGCATTAATAATCTCTATAACCGCACTTTTGCTTCCTCCAAAAAGAAAGGCACTAGTAATGCATACCAATCCCCAAAACACCACGGACCCTTTCGAAATAAACATGTATTTTTTTGTACTCAATTTTGTTTCTCCTCGGTTAAAGAAATCTTCAACCGTTACAGCAGATAAGGAATTAACCGTTGAACTTAAAGATGACATAGCCGCAGATAAAATACCAACCATTAAAATACCTATTAGACCGTGTGGTAAATATTTCATTATAAAAACAGGAACCATTAAATCTGCTTTAACTCCATGAGTAGCATACTCGTTAGGAAAGTATTTTTGAGTTGTGATGGCTATTTCTTCAAGAAAACCTGGTGCCGTTGTTATTAAACCACCAATAACCAATCCCATGATACAATAAATTAAAACGACAGGAAACCTTAAAAGACCGTTAGCCATTAAAAGGGTTCTAATTGTTTTTTCATTTTTAGCAGATAATAACCGTTGCGCTTGTGTTTGGTCGCAACCATAGTAGGATGCATAAAGAAAAAAGCCTCCTATAATCATTGGTAACAAACCATATTCATTTCCTTCTCCTATTCCTAAATTATAGTCTATAACTTGTAATCTTTCAGGAGAAAAACCTTCTGCTAAACCGCCATGTTCTTGTAAAAGACTCCATCCAAAATACAAGCAAATAATTAACCCTACAAATAAGATAATCATCTGTATGGCATCTCCCCAAACTACAGCTTTCATACCGCCTTGCCATGAATAAATAATAGTAATAACACTTATAATTAAAATAGTATATACAAAATCTATATCTAAAACAGCTTGTAAAATAATAGCAATAGTATAAACCATTACTCCAGTTCCTAAAGCACGACTAATTTGAAACACGATACTTAAAATTAACCGCGTAGAGGTGCTAAATCGTTTTTCTACAAACTCATAAATGCTAACGACTCCAGACCTAAATAATGGAGGAATAATCACTATCATTATAAAAATCATGGCAAGCGGAACAGCAAACTCAAAGGTTAACCATTTCATGCCTCCACCTAATTTTAAACCTACAAAAGCTGGCGCTGATATAAAACTTATGGCCGATAATTGTGTTGCCATTGTAGAGAGACTTAAAGGAAACCACCCCATGCTTTTACCTCCTAAAAAATAATCTTTAGAGTCTTTATTATCTTTAAAGAAAAAACCCATTCCTAAAAAGAAAATGATGTAAAATATTATTATACTATAATCTAGCCAATTCATAATCTATATATACGTTTTAATCTCTATTAATTAGTTTGCTTTCTAAATCGATTTTATTGAACTCGTTTAAACTTTTTTATTACTAAAATCAACTATTTAATAAATCAATTAATAAAGCTGCGCTCCATGAAAAATTATTCCCGCCATAACCTGCATTTCCATGTTCATGTATTTCTTTTCTTGAATCAAAATATTCGTAAAAACCATTTTTCTCAATAATACTAATAGTGTCTTGTTTTACGCGTTCTGCAATATCGTTATATCCATATTGTTTTAAACCATTATAAAGTATCCAGTTAAGATTAATCCACACAGGGCCTCTCCAATATTTTTTAGGACTAAATCGTTCGCTTGTTGGATCAAAAGAAGCACATAAATATTGATGTTCTCCACCAAATTTATCCAGCATAACTTTAACCATTGAAGCTGCTCTTTCCTTGTTAGGAATATTAGCAAACCATGGAGAAAATGATGATGAAGATATATATCTGATTGGTTTTTCATTTCGCAAATCATAATGAATATAAGCACCTAACTCTTCATCAAATAATTTATCGTTAAATGATTTAATACTTTTTGTTTGCCATTTTTGTAGTTGTGCAATTTTATCTTCATTATTTCCCATAAGCTTGTATAATGCTATCAAGCTTTCGTTAGACTTTATTAGCACAGAATTAAATAAAGGATCTTGCACTAAAAACGGAGATAATTCTGCTATTTTTTCATCGCTATAATTATTTTCCTTTGCTATTTCAATAATATACAAATAATGATCATATTCTCTTTTTGAAGGTCTTTCTGAAGCATCTACATGAGTTGTATCTCTTCTCTCAAAAGTATATTCTGGCGAATTCATAGTTTTCCATATATCATCCCAAATAGGTGAATTATCGGTTCCAGATTCCCAATTATGGTATATATATATTAAACCTTCATCTTGAGGATCTCTATTTTTATAAAAATATTCATGATTAAAATAAACCTTATCAATAACCGTTTCTATAAACTTTAAAGTTGCTTTTTTATCGCTACTAATTCTATATAAATTTTCTAAAACAAATCCCGTTACAGGAGGTTGTGTCATGCCAGTAGATTTATACTTTTTTGAAGCTTCAGGGTGTAAATTTGAACAATGAAAATCAGGCCCCGGAAAATAACTATCACTTTCGGTATGAAAAATGATATGTGGTATAAATCCATTTCCCCATTGCGCATCTAACAAGGTATTTATTTCGGCTTCGGCCTTTTGCATATCAAAATGCGCAAAACCTATGGCAATTAAACCAGAATCCCAAAACCATTGGAATGGGTATAAGTTTGCACAAGGAATACTAAAACGATCCTTCCAATTGTTATTAAGAACTTCTCTAGCTTTTTTTTGTAATTCTTTCATAGGTATCTATCTTACTAAAAAACTCATCACCTACACTTAGCAGTAAGTGATGAGTAATTAAACTAAATTAATATGGGTTAAAAGTTAAACGTTGCAGTTATAAAAAACCGTCTTGGCAAAATTGGTCTTCCAAAGAAGAACTCTGCATCACCAGCTTGATTAACGTTTCTTGGATCTCCTTCTGTTACACCTTCATCATCAAATAAGTTAAATATGGAAAATCCTAATCTTAAAGTATCATTACTGTCTTCATTATCTCCCATTTTAAACATATAACCAGCACCTAAACGTGCAATAGTTATTGCATCTAATTCAACAGTATTATTATCTGCTGCAAATTTGCTTCCTGTATGGTTAAACGAGAATAATGCATCAAACGCTCCAACATCATAATTTACACCTAAGCTCCCTAAAAAGTTTGGTTGTCTTGCTAACTCATTACCTTCGTTAACAGTTGATGATGTATTATTTGTTAAATCTGTAGAAACATTTTTAGTAATTTCATGATCTTGATACGTTGCTGTGCCTCTTAAACTAAAGTTATCTGCAAACGCCCAATCAAATGTTGTTTCTAAACCAATTGTTGATGTACTTTGTTCAGATCTTGTTAAATCTACTAAAGTACCACTTAC
The nucleotide sequence above comes from Flavobacteriaceae bacterium HL-DH10. Encoded proteins:
- a CDS encoding trehalase family glycosidase, with translation MKELQKKAREVLNNNWKDRFSIPCANLYPFQWFWDSGLIAIGFAHFDMQKAEAEINTLLDAQWGNGFIPHIIFHTESDSYFPGPDFHCSNLHPEASKKYKSTGMTQPPVTGFVLENLYRISSDKKATLKFIETVIDKVYFNHEYFYKNRDPQDEGLIYIYHNWESGTDNSPIWDDIWKTMNSPEYTFERRDTTHVDASERPSKREYDHYLYIIEIAKENNYSDEKIAELSPFLVQDPLFNSVLIKSNESLIALYKLMGNNEDKIAQLQKWQTKSIKSFNDKLFDEELGAYIHYDLRNEKPIRYISSSSFSPWFANIPNKERAASMVKVMLDKFGGEHQYLCASFDPTSERFSPKKYWRGPVWINLNWILYNGLKQYGYNDIAERVKQDTISIIEKNGFYEYFDSRKEIHEHGNAGYGGNNFSWSAALLIDLLNS